Within the Candidatus Jidaibacter acanthamoeba genome, the region CTTCCTTTATGATATTTAATTCTTTAGGTATGTCAGTTAAATTTACTTATTTGCGCCACAAAGCCATTGTGATTGGATTCTCACATTCTCTTACTCTATATGCTTCATCTTCATTTCCTAAAAATTATTATTTAGCCCCTTTACTGGGCTCATGTCTTAGTTTAGATGCACCACCGGTATGTTGTATTGCATTGTGTAAATCTTTTGGTACAAGTTCCATAGTTTTTCCATCTTCATGATGATGCCAGGTATAATTATCAGGTGTTTTCTTAAAGCCTGCTGCTTCATTTGCCTTCCTAAGGTCACAATCCCTCAAACCTTTTCATCATCATAGAACACAACCTCTCCATCCTGATACTCACCTACAGGCCTTACATCTATACATATGTCAAAATCGGCTGCTTGAGCTTTAATAAAATCTGCAAATTCCTCTCCGCTAATTGATCCAAACCATTGCCACATTTGCCTGTTTAAGCTCACAATCATTTCCCTATTCATCTTGTTCAGCTTTATATATTCTTCAGTGCATTGCGGTAGAAGACCATTAAAGTCCTCTAAAGTTTTATCTTCACTCATATACTGTTCTACTTTTCTGATCGTCTCTTTTAGATGGTCAACAACACAGATATAGTATATACACTTAATCAGTTCTTCTTGATTGAATTCATGATAATTCAAATAATCAGGGCAATTAATATCTACCTCGTTATCAGAGCACACTTCATTAATCACATTTTCTTGAAATTCTATAGCCTGTCCTTTAATAAATGCTATTCTTTCTTCCTCGGGTTCTGCCGTTACTCTCCAATGTACTTTATCAAATAGGTCGCTTATCATCATGCGATTTAAGGGGCCAAGATTCAATTGCTCACCTGTGAGTGCTGGTAGCATGTTATCATGTAATCCTTGAAGGCTGCCATTAGCCTCTATTCCATTAGTGGCTATTAGCTTAAGTGCTGCAAGCAACTCTAAACTGCTCTCGTAGTATACGCAGTCAATTAGTTCTTTAGTTGTATATTTGTATGTTACCATTCTCTATATATTATTTAATTTTATTAAATTATCATTTAAAGTTTAATAGCTTTTCAAAACAGTATTTTCAATCATTTTAACGGTCAATCTTAAGCAATTCATGTATATATGGTTCGTATTCTTCTATACATTCAATAATCTTCTTACGTTGCTCCTCTGTATCTATTCCATACTCTTCTTCTAGAAGGCCCATACCTCCCTCTTTTATATCTATTACGCTATATATAAAATAATTAGTTTCTTCCTCAAACTCCCTGGGCAATGCGTCTAAAACTCCAGTATTACTTGACGTAACGCTAAGTAAAGAACCATACTGACGTTTCCCTCTTTTATAATCCTCAAATACTTCAAGGATTCTCTTTAGCATTCTTTTATAATGTGTTTCTTCCATCTCCATCTCCATCTCAACCTCTTCCTCTTCCTTTATCTCCACCGTCTCTCTGTATAGTTATCACAATATCTCCTTCAGTTACTACTTTAAATACTCCATCACGATGCCCAATTCTATCAACTCCGTTCACAACATGCAGTGTTTTAATATTTCTACTATTTATGATGTGTTCAATAAACTGAGGGCTTAGACCCGAAGGGCCATGATCTTCAGAAGTATTGACAGCTACTCTACCCTTTATTCCACCAACTACATGTATTGGAAACATATGCTCAACTGCATGTTGAGTATAGAGGAAATTACCGATTCTTGCATACTCCCTACCATTACGTATTTCTTTCGGATATTGGTCATAGGTACCCCATAAAAGCTTTTCTTTATTCGCTTCAGGTTGTTTACGCTTGTTACGAGGCGAAATTTTGCCGCTGGACTCATCATCAGAATTCTCTGGGCTGCTATTTTTACTACCACCTCCGCCTCCTGCACCGGTTTTACCAACTTTATCTGTCCATCCAGACTTATCTAACGGTTTTTCAGCTTTGCAGGTGAATTTAAAATTAGTTTTCTCGCTGCTTGAACTAGAACTACTAGAGCTTGAGCTACCTGATCTTTGTCCAGTTGAACCAGAACTATCAGAACCTCTGCTTGTCGAACCAGAACTGCCTGGTTTCTGAGTAGCGGTATTCGAACTGCTTGGCCTTTATTGTTTACCTAGCATCTGGTTTTCCTTGCGAGGAATAGCTATCTACATCTTCTATCACATTTTTATACTCGCCTGTTTTATCTGTGATATAACGTACATACCTTTTATTTTCTGATGGCACTTCATACTTAAGAATAAGATCGCTATTTTTTTTAATCTTCTCTACTACAAATTCCTCTACGTCTTTAGGTGCTTTCGCGAAAAAAACTTTCATGAGCTCAGCATACTTGCGTCCGTTGTTTATGTAATATGGTAGAGAGTATTTATCATGAATATCTATATACTTTATAGCTTCATTTCTTTTTTCATTCATCTCAGCATCGCCAAAATAAAGGCTATTTATAAAATCAGTAAAGCTGTTAGCAATTAGAAAGACATTATCCCACCATGGTTCTTCTTCCCCCAATCGCACGCAGCCTTTATGATCCCAAAAGTACACCTTACCATAATTTCTCAAGCCAACACTTATGCAGATTAAGTTCCCACCAGAACTTTTGCCGATAGCTATTAATCCTTTAGGTAGCCTATCTCCATCAAATTTGTATTCTCTCAAAAGATTAGAATACTCACCATCATGTATAGCATAAAACCATGCTATCTCTGCACTAAAGCTTTTAGCTTCAGCTTTAGTTATTCTGTTATAATATGGGATAGCCTCAAGAAGAGGATAACAGTCTTTATCTGGATGACCGCCATTATATTTAAGTAAATGCTCTACATAATCGCTAGGCAGTTTAGCCCCAATGGTTTCCTCTGCTGCTAGTATTTCGTCTACTGTGATTGGGTTCTTACATTCTTCTACTTCTATATGCTTCATATTTATTCCTCTAAGTTTATGTTATTATACACCTTTACTAGGCTCATGTCTTAGTTTAGATGCACCACCGGTATGTTTTATAGCATCGTGCAAATCAAATGGTACAAGTTCAATAATATAGAGTTAAATAGACGTTTTCCTTACTTATATTCGTCGAATACTTCAAATATTTTTTTATAATGTGATTTTTCCATTTTAATATCTACTTATTACCGTAACTCATCCTCAAATTAAACGAAAATCTCCTCTCCTAAAGCTCGCATAATAGCAGAAAGCCACATTAGGTCATTAGGTATAGGTTCATCCTTATCATTAGCTATCCTTCTCATTTTTTCTATATCTGAGGAAAGCTGACCTATTTTGAGCTCCTCCGCCTTAGGTCTTTCCTCAGGTATGTAGTATTGCTCTTTGGGGATATACCAATAGTAATCATTGCTTAGGGTAAATTCTTTTATACCATCCTCCTCCAAATAACGCATCACCTTCAAAAACCCTATTTTTAGTTTCTCAATAGAGATCTTCGTATACTCTGCCTCCCTCATACTCGTGCCCCTTTCTTCCAGACTTAATAATTCGTTTCGGGATTGAGCCGAAATTTCCTCTCCTATAGCTCGCATGAGTGTAGAAAGGAACACTAAATCGTAAGCCATAACATACTCATCTTCTTCATCTTTAACCCGCTTTACTGCTCTTTCTATATCCCAAGTAAGTTGACCTAATGTAAATTCTTCTACATCAGGTTTTTTGGATACATCGTAACATTGCTCCTTGTGTATCTGCCAATAATAATCATGCTTTAGGCCAAACTCCTTGATATCATTATTTTCTAAGTGGCTAATTATCCTTAAAAAGGCCAACTCTAATTCTTTAATGGAAATTTTCATATTGTTTTACCTTTGGCTTTATCTTTTACTTCTTTCATATCTTTCTTAAAATTCTTGATTTCATCCTCTAAACCCTTTATTCTACCTTTAATAATGTTAGCACAAATTTCAGGATTGTCTTTATTTCTTGCTAAACGGCCATCATTATCATAAGCTTCAGGATCAGCTTTATACTTCTCTAATTTTTCTCTATGCTCTTTCAAATTACTTTTTTGAGACCTGTATTTTCTTCTACTTGGTGGAGATACTTTACCTAAGAATTCTTCATCATCAGAATTCTCCGGGCTGCTATTTTTACTACCACCTCCGCCTCCTGCACCGGTTTTACCAACTTTATCTGTCCATCCAGACTTATCTAACGGTTTTTCAGCTTTGCAGGTGAATTTAAAATTAGTTTTCTCGCTGCTTGAACTAGAACTACTAGAGCTCGAGCTATCTGATCTTTGTCCAGTTGAACCAGAACTATCAGAACCTCTGCTTGTCGAACCAGAACTGCCTGGTTTCTGAGTAGCGGTATTCGAACTACTTGGTTTCGGCGTAGTTGTATTAGAACTGCTTCGCCTTTATCGTTTACCTAGCAGCTGGTTTTCCTTGCAAGGAATAACTATCTACATCTTCTATTGCATCTTTATACTCGCCTGTCTTATCTGTGATATAGCGTACATATCTTTTCTTTTCTGATGGTACTTCATACTTAAGAATAAGATCACTGTTCTCTTCAATTTCCTCCACTATGAACTCTTCTACTTCTATAGGTGCTTTTGCAAAAAAAGATTTCATGAGTTCAGCATGCTTACGCCCGTTGTTTAGATAATATGGTAAAGAGTACTTATCATGAACATCTATAAACTTTGTATCCTCATTTCTCCCAATACTTCTTGAATAAAGGCTATTTATAAAATCAGTAAAGCTATTGGCAATCAAAAAGACATTATCCCACCACGGCTCTTCTCCCAGTGGAACGCTGCCTTTATATTCCCAAAAGTATACCTTGCCATAATTTCCCAAACCAACACTTATACAAATCAAATTTCCAAAAGAATCCCTCCCTATAGCTATTAATCCTTTAGGTAGCCTATCTCCATTAAATCTGCACCCTCTCAAAAAACTTTCATATTCACCTTCATATATAGCATAAAACCATGATATTCCAGAGTCGAAGCTTTTATCTTCTGTTTTAGTTATTCTGTTATAATATGGCAGAGGCTCAAGAAGAGGGTAACAGTCTTTATCCGGGTGCCCGCCATTATATTTAAGTATATGCTCTACGTAGTCGCTAGGCAGCTTTGCCCCTATGGTTTCTTCTGCTTCTAGTACTTCGTCTATTGTAATTGGGTTCTCACATTCTCTTACTTCCATATGCTTCATTTTTTCTCAGGATATTTAAGCATCTATTTTCTCTTGCGAAGAATAATCAACCATATCTTCTATTGCATCTTTATACTTGCCTGTCTTATCTGTGATATAACGTATATACCTTTTCTTTTCTGATGGTACTTCATACTTCAGAATGAGGTCATTGTTCTCTTCAATTTTATCCACTATAAACTCCTCTACTTCTGTAGGTGTTTTCGCAAAGAAAGATTTCATGAGCTCAGCATGCTTACGTCCGTTGTTTAGATAATATGGTAAAGAGTACTTATCATGAATATTTATAAAATTTGTATCCTCATCCCCTTCGATATTGCTGGAATAAAGACTATTTATGAAATCAGTAAAGCTATTGGCAATCAAAAAAACATTATCCCACCACGGCTCTTCTTCCCCCAATTGCACGCTGCCTTCCAGAGTCCAAAAATACACTTTTCCATAGTTCCCCATGCCAACACTCATACAAATCAAATCCCCAAAAGAATTTCTACCAATAGCTATTAATCCTTTAGGTAGCCTATCTCCATCAAATTTATACTCTCTCAAAAGATTTGAATACTCACCATCATGTATAGCATAAAACCATGCTATTTCTGAGTCATAGCTTTTAGCTTCTGCTTTAGTTATTCTGTTATAATATGGCAGAGGCTCAAGAAGGGGATAACAATCTTTATCCGGATGTCCACCATTATATTTGAGTAAATGCTCTACATAATCGCTAGGTAGTTTGGCCCCTATGGTTCCTTCTGCTTCTAGTATTTCTTCTATTGTGATTGGGTCTTTACATTTCCTTACTTCTATATGCTTCATATTTATACTCCAAAGTTATGTTATTTTATTCCTTTACTGGTCTCATGTCTTAGTTTAGATGCACCACCGGTATGTTTTATCGCATCGTGCAGATCTTTTGGTACAAGTTCCATAGTCTTTCCATCTTCATGATGATGCCAAGTGTAGCCATCAGGTGTTTCCTTATAGCCTACTGCTTTATTTGCCTTTCCAGAATCATGCCCATGTTCTCCATTTAGGCCAGTAACCTCAACTATCAATATAGCATGAGGTGTAAAATTTGGACATCCATTTTCCTTGAACCATATACCGTCAGGATACTTCTCTTTTAAGTTTGGATATCTTGCCTTTATCGACTCAGGTAGCTTATCAAAATCTACCTTCTTTCCTGTAAAATTAGCAGCATTTCTAGGAAGGTTTTTTCCAATTTTTTCCACTGTGTCAGGCACCTTTTTCTTAGTCTCTGTTCGCCCAGCCGTAGTGGTTGACTGGCTTTGTTTACTTGCAAAGCTAAAATTCGTCTTCTCACTACTTGAACTAGAGCTACTGCTTGAACTACCTCTACTAGAGTAGCTACTTGAACCTGAAGTACTCGACCTCTGATTGCTTGAACCGGCAGAGCTTGGCCTCTGGTTAGTAGTTGTACTAGGTTTTGATGTAGCAGTGCTAGAGCTACTTGGCCTCTGAGTAGTTGAGCCACTGCTTGGCCTTTGTGCAGTTGGTGGGGCATAACTACTCGGCCTTGCGGTAGTTGAGCCTGAGGAGCTGGGTTGAGGGCGGGTGACATTACTTGCTGCCGCTTCCCGCCTTGCCGTATAGCTTGGGTTATTTGCACCGGATACACTTCCTCTGCTTGCATTAGCTGCTCTTGTTGCAGCTATATTCGCACTATTTACCCTGCTATTATTGCTTGCAAATGCATTGTTTATTATTTGCTGCGACCTTTGATTATTACGCTCAATCGTTCTGATTCGGGGTATGATCAGTACTCCTCCATATGCCAGCCTTCCTTCTTCACTATCAATACTCGCTGGCACCCGCCAACAGGCTTGGCTTAAATCAGGTTTATAACCTTTTTCTCTACCAAACCCAATCTTCTTGTACTCATCCTCAAGCCTATCATGTTCACTTAGTTTCTCCTGTAATTGCTGTATTACTTTGTCATGCTCATGATCGACTAACATTCTTATCATCACATTTTCATAGCCATTTAGGAAATCTTTTATCAGTGAATCAGTACGATCTCCAAGAGCCGGAGCAAAACTTTTAGACAACTCCTCATGCCATCCCCTTCTTTTATTTTGACTTAACTGTCTTGCTATCCCTTTTCTTACCATGTAGACTTCTTTTTTCCATTCCTCACTTGAAATAGTCCACCAGCCAAACCAACCCGCTTCCTCCTTCCTTTTGTTGTACCAGTCCTTATAGTGCTCCTCAACTTCTTGGGATTTTGAAGAGATATGTAATGTCCCTATCTGTTCCCTGATGGATTTTAATTGTTCTTTAACCCTTTCTGCTATTTTTACCTTTGAAAGCCCCTGTTCGAAGTTTGAGAATTTGGTCGCTAACAGTTCTTGCTCTTCTTTTAACTTTATTTTGTCATTTCTGACATCTATCATGCTTGCTATTTTCTCTATAGCTCCTTCTATAAGGTTAAGTAACCACCTTCTGGTATCCTCATTTACTTCTAGTTTAATTACTTGTAATGCTTCTTCCTGCATCTTGATCCATGCTTCATTATCAAGCCTAAACCAAGCAATGCGTCCATGACTATTTATGTAATCTGTTCTTGTTTTGCTGTACCACTTATCATATTTCTTCTGTATCTGTTCATCAGTATGCTTACCCTTATGCAGTGCTTCCTTATATACAGAGTGTGGTGCAAAATTATAGACAGTATCTAAGCCTATAACCTTGCTTTTAAGCTCAATCAAAGCATATATTATCTCCTCAGCATTCTTACCATTTGAGTGCATTTTGCATATGCGATCACCTTCACCTGCTATTTCTTCTATAACATCGCACCACCCTATTGCACCTGAGTGGTAGCTACATATTAAAAGGTCATCCCATGGTATTTGCTCCTCCTCAAGGTTTTGGCTTAACTTTCTTCTAACGCTATCTTTTAGCCCAAAAAATTCCCTTATATATGCAGCTGACTTTTTATTTTCTTTCCTCAAGTTGCCAAGAAGATGTATAGAAGTGCAGACCTTACTTAGCTCACGTAACTGTCCAAATATCGGCAAGTATTGAGCAAATTCATCATAATTGGCTGTAAACTCACGCGCAAAAATATATTCAGGTGAAAAATGATGCTCTCTTTTTACTTGGCCGGTAATATGCTTTGTTATGTGGTAGAAAATATGCGCATTAGACGAGTTGATCCTAATACTTTCTACTTTATTAAATGTATTTTTTGCATAAAATATAGGCTTAGTGCTTATGCTTTTGACCTCGGTTCTTGGCTCACGTAATACAGAGCCTATTAACCCCGAATCTGTATACGGATAAGCAGGAGAGATCTTGCCGTCCTCATAAAAATATATTTTTTTCTTATTTTCTTTAAAAATAATGCTTGGAGATTTTAGCTGTAATTCCTCTATCTCTTGCTCAATTTTCATTTGATCACTAATGATATAAAATTGCCAACCTTCATCCTTTTCATCAAGATCAACTAAGTTACCATCTTTATCAAATGCCATCTTATGTTTTTTAACCACCATCTTCAGGTGATCTAAAGCGACTCGTTGTACGTTAACTTCTTTTTTCGCTTCTTCCGCAATGTCAATCCCCTCGGCTTCAATCCAAAAACGATGGATAGAATTAGACTGCTTTGCCTTATGAAAATCATAAATTATTTTCTTCAAATGCTCAGGCATATGCTCTATCATTCTATCTATTGGTCGTATGTCATATGGGTATCTACCTTGTACTTCCTTACCCATAGTTAAAAACTTCAGTATATAGTCAGCAAGCAGAGCAGTGCTCAAAAATTGGGTTTGATATAAAGATTCAGGCTCAAAAAACACCTTATTAAATGGGTGGTAGTGCATGTCAAGATCAACGGGATCCAAGCTAAACGATATACAGCTTGTTTTTCTCTCAAGCATTTCATTAAGGTCGTTGATTGTAAATAACTTACTATACTCCGGATCATTTGCATTCCATTCTTTGAGCTGAAAGCTAATTTCACCGGTTTCATTGTTTACTTCAAATCCATTCAAACTGCCATATATTTTGATTTCAGGATCTTCAGTAAGCGGCAAGGAATTAGAGGGATTCATCCATCCCTCGGCATCACGATCAACCATAACCCATGGCGTGTCTATATTTTTATCCAGATCCTCAAATGTCCAATTATCTTTTGCAAGTAGCTCCCCCATTAACTCCAGCCGGAACTGACGCTCCTGTTCTTTATTATGCTCCTCCTCATACCAGCCTTTGAGTGATGCTTCGTATGCTTGATAAAGGATATTGATTCTAGTATGGCCATAAGATTCATTATCTTCAAATTGCCTTTCCTCACTATTTTTTACCAATGCGTGCAGGAATCGCCGCATTAAGATGATCGACTCGTTACCTTTTTTAAAGAACGCTATATTTGATTTAGGTGGTTCAAAAATAGGGTAAATATCTGCGATCTTTAAGCATTTAATTTGTAAAGCCTCTATTATTGCAGCTAGATCATCATCACCAAACCTAAATGATCCGATTCCTTTTAGAGATTGTGTAATAGCGTAAAGCTTGACATCAGGTGTAGCATGACTGCTTATCTGTATTGCAGCCAAATACATATTAAGCGCCAGTTGCTCATCAGCCATCCGTTCAATATCGATTGCCGACTCACAATTTGCTGCTCTTTGAAAGTATGCCCCTGCTTGAATTAGCGTATTAATCGTGATCTGTCTACTCGACCTGTCTATTAAGGCCATAGTGAGATCAGCAAGGTAGTAGGCAATACCCCGATAGTTATTAGCAAGGTTTCGGCTATTTTCTTCTTTCTCATTCAGGTTGCGCTCTGCTCTATACAATACATTTAGATAATGGATTAAACTTAGCATTTCTTTTGGGCTATCTTTTGATATCCTGGCTTTAAGGTTTTTTAGTTCTTGCCCGGTGTCTTCCTGACCATCAAATATTTCTCTATTGTTTAAACCAACACTATCTTCTCGCCAGTAAGAACGCATTACCCGAGCAAAAAGATCTCGGAAATACTTATTTTCGATCAGCGGAGCCATAATGGATATAGTCTCATCTGAAGTCTTTGCATAGTCAGTGATTCTTTTGATTGAAGAAAGAAGATCAGTTGTGTTCGCATGATCTGTCTCTACCATTCTGATGATAGATAGCATCGAATCATATAACTCGATCTCAGGGTGATACAATTTAGTATTCTTGAGCTCCCTGATTGCTTTTTCAAAGCATTGTTTGACTGCTGATAAATTACTATCACGATATTCCCCTTTTAGGAAACCGGTAAAAACTCCTACCGCTAGATTAGGGGTCATCTTGGGATATTCAAGTTGGGTAGGACTCTCCCCGGAACTGAACTGATTTGCTGCAAAAGCAAAAATATTGAATTTTTCTTTATATAAATCTGCTTCAAATTTTTTGAATAGTTCATGTATATCCGTTTCAGGTAATTTTTCTTGCCGGTATTTTTCAATCAGCTTTTTATGCTTAGCCTTCAATTGTTCTGAATAAGGAGCTCGAGATGACTCAATATATTCTGCATTAATAGGTTTTTCCGGTAAGTCAGGATCTTCTTCGTCATCAAGTTGGGCAAGTTCAGGAAAATTCATCCATGCGCTATAGGCGTTTTGCAGTTCTCGAAACTTTTCTATATCGCCGCCTTTATCCGGATGATCAACTAGTGCTTGCTTTCTGTATTTCTTATGAATTTCACCGGCAGAAACGTCTTTATTTAAACCAAGAATTTTAAATATATTATTTTTCATGGTAACCGGCTCCTTATCTTATCATGACCATATAAATTTTTTAGTTTCATTTCACTTTATGAAAAGCAATTCAGACATATTTTTTTTTCTTACGGTATTTGCTTTTCAACGGCTATTATTAGTTGCAGCCATAATACTTATAAACAAATCAAACTCTTCAAACATTTTATTAAGGGATATGGTTTGATTACTAATTTATTAGAAATAAATTCTATAGAAATATTGTATAATATATCAAAATTAAGCTTACTCTTACATTAAGAGTAAGGTAAGTTACCGTATACCCATTTAAATCCATATTGAAGTAAGGCAGAACAATTAACTATGAAAACCATAATTAGTATCATGCCTATTATCCTGCTATAAAAAATTACTCTTTTTTACCTGTAATTTTCACATCTATAATTAACTGATTCCTTCAATTCATTCATGTTCGTACTGCATTTCTCTAGCAATTTTAAAATATTATTAAGCATATCTTTATAATGATCATCTACGGTTTCTAATTTTTCTTTAACGTTTGATTTTAATTCTTCTATATCATCTTTAAATCTTGAATTAGCATTGATAAGCTTTTCTCTTCGAGGCTCGGTAAATTTATATGATTGAAAAATTTCTTCTGCTAAATTTCTGAAGCTGTTGATAAACCTATTTATTTTTTCTTCAGAATCATTTGTCCTAGCTGAAAAATTTTGCTGACCAGCATGGTTAAATTTTCTTTTTAATTGCTCAGCATATTCTACCCCTTTATTTAGTGAGCCAATAGGAAAATCGGGAAGTTGATGGAGAAGGTTCAGTAACTTTTCTTTAATATGATCAATATCCGAAAGCAGCTTTTCAGCCACTAAGCTATATTCGGGTTGCTTCTGCTGATATGCATAATTCCATGCATTGCTTAAAATTATAAGCGCCGGAAGTGCACCGACTGAAAAACCTAATAGATATGGAGCTGCTGAGGCAAGTACACCAATAGCCATTCGTCCAGCAGAACCTCCTATACCAAAGTATGAAGAGAGTAATACGACTCCTCCACCAAGGGAACCAAATTTTATACTACTTTGAATTATATTTCCTTCAAACATCCCCTTCATTCCACCAAGCACTACCCCTGCCCCTCCAACAGTTAATATACTAGGTAAATATGTACTTTTTGAGGACAATAATAAAGAAGCTGTAAAAACTGCGACATGTGTAGATAAAGGTGCAAGGTATGGATAGAGAATTACTAGGCTTGAATAGCATAATACTACCCCTGCCCCATAGCTCAACGCAATGGCAGCAGTCCCAGTAATCAAGTACAGCCCTCCTTTCCTTTCCATTTTATCAAAATTTCTATTTATGCTTAATGCGTTCATTAAAAGATCTGTTAACTTGAATTTCCTCGTTCCCGTTGGATCGTATAAAATATGCTTTGGATCTGCATAGTTTGAACTCATCCAATCTCTATAGCTTGTGTATCCTTTATATAGTATATAACTGCCCATAACCGAACCAAGAGTAGGCATAATTAATGGAGAAAATTGGTCGACAGTATCAAACATAGAAGAAAATGCGTTACTCAAACTTACACCATTAGCAAAGCCCTGGATCCCAATTGTAGGTAAGAGCTCAATGTTTAAGCTTAAAGTAGGAATTGCAATATAGTCGTAAATTGATTCCAATACTTGAGGTGTAAATCTAATTAAAGAAAAGATAATAGTCCCTTTTTCTACATAGTTTAGTGTTTTCTGGTAAAAATTACTTAATTCCAAGAATGAGAAAACTTTGGCTGCGACTACTAGAGCGATAGCTATTTCTATAGCCGCACTCATAGACACAAAACCTCCAATAGTACCTACTATACCTAAAGAAGATTGAAGAATTGAGCTACTGCGCTCTCTGCCTGACAAAACGTCAAAGGACCTAAACATTAGCATAGCAGCAGTATTTGAGAAATTAATAGCTTGAACCCAGGGACTGATCGAATTTAAAATCCATTTATGATTATATATAAATCCTGCAGCAATTGCACTCAGTGCGCTTTTTTTAGTCAGTCTCAACCAATCATCAATACTACCCCCGTTTTTTATTAGATTATGGGCAGATTCCAAGATCTCAGAACTATAAGTCATAGCGATGGCGCCAGTCAAAGGTATAGCACTACCTGTAACCATTGAACCTAATGTTGCTAACCCTGTGGCTACACCTATCCCAATTCTTTTAGTGGTATTTAAATTAGATGGTTTCTTAACACCATACATTATTGCTGCACCTCCTAATAGAGTATACAAAGTATTACCTCTTAACGAACTATGTAAGGTACTTGAATAATCTGTGTAAAATCTGATAGAACTTTGTGTGATGATGGCAAGCGGTGCAACAAGTGTTGAGAGGCTAAGTATGTGATAGATATCTCTAAGATTAAAATTTTTTAAATTTTTAACACTTGAAAACTTTCCGTTCCAGGTATCAAGAAAATTGCTTAGCGCATAAACTGATAAAACTCCACCCACAGCTGTATTAAAGGTGGTAAGCTCGTTAGTGGGCTTAAAAACATTTCGTATTTGAGAATTATACTGAAAAAAAAACGAAGAATTCCAATCCCATGCTTGATTTACATTTAACATTGTTTTTACATTTTCTATTATAATTTAATGTACATTAACATATCAATTTTATAAAAAAAGGACTTATAATTTAAATTTTGGACATGGCTTCAAGGATTTTGGTTGTGTCGCATCTGTAAGTAAGGCAGGATAGGGATGAATATCTTTGAATTATGTACACTAAGCCATTAGG harbors:
- a CDS encoding SMI1/KNR4 family protein — translated: MKHIEVRKCKDPITIEEILEAEGTIGAKLPSDYVEHLLKYNGGHPDKDCYPLLEPLPYYNRITKAEAKSYDSEIAWFYAIHDGEYSNLLREYKFDGDRLPKGLIAIGRNSFGDLICMSVGMGNYGKVYFWTLEGSVQLGEEEPWWDNVFLIANSFTDFINSLYSSNIEGDEDTNFINIHDKYSLPYYLNNGRKHAELMKSFFAKTPTEVEEFIVDKIEENNDLILKYEVPSEKKRYIRYITDKTGKYKDAIEDMVDYSSQEKIDA
- a CDS encoding SMI1/KNR4 family protein; this translates as MKHIEVEECKNPITVDEILAAEETIGAKLPSDYVEHLLKYNGGHPDKDCYPLLEAIPYYNRITKAEAKSFSAEIAWFYAIHDGEYSNLLREYKFDGDRLPKGLIAIGKSSGGNLICISVGLRNYGKVYFWDHKGCVRLGEEEPWWDNVFLIANSFTDFINSLYFGDAEMNEKRNEAIKYIDIHDKYSLPYYINNGRKYAELMKVFFAKAPKDVEEFVVEKIKKNSDLILKYEVPSENKRYVRYITDKTGEYKNVIEDVDSYSSQGKPDAR
- a CDS encoding HNH endonuclease, translated to MRDCDLRKANEAAGFKKTPDNYTWHHHEDGKTMELVPKDLHNAIQHTGGASKLRHEPSKGAK
- a CDS encoding SMI1/KNR4 family protein, producing the protein MKHMEVRECENPITIDEVLEAEETIGAKLPSDYVEHILKYNGGHPDKDCYPLLEPLPYYNRITKTEDKSFDSGISWFYAIYEGEYESFLRGCRFNGDRLPKGLIAIGRDSFGNLICISVGLGNYGKVYFWEYKGSVPLGEEPWWDNVFLIANSFTDFINSLYSRSIGRNEDTKFIDVHDKYSLPYYLNNGRKHAELMKSFFAKAPIEVEEFIVEEIEENSDLILKYEVPSEKKRYVRYITDKTGEYKDAIEDVDSYSLQGKPAAR
- a CDS encoding HNH endonuclease; the encoded protein is MIELVPFDLHDAIKHTGGASKLRHEPSKGV